AGCCCACCCACCCGGCAGACCACCGCCGATGGCTTCGAATTGCAATGGGGCACCAATCACCTCGCGCACTTCGCGCTGACCGCCCGGCTGCTGCCGCTGCTCGTGGCGGGGAACGCTCGGGTGACCACGCAGTCGAGCATCGCGGCGCGGACGAACGGAATCAACTGGGACGACTTGAACTTCGAGCGGTCCTACTCCGAGGCGAAAGCTTACAGCCAGTCGAAGATCGCCAATCTGCTGTTCGGCTTGGAACTGGACAGGCGCAGCGCCGCCGCGGGCTGGGGCATCACGAGCAATGTCTCGCACCCGGGGGTGACGCCCACCAACCTCCTGCGGGCGCAACCACACATGGGACGGTCGCGCGACACGCTCCAGTTCCGTGCGGTCAAGGCGCTTTCCCGGCTGGGACTGCTGAATCGTTCCGCCGAGGAGGGGATGCTGCCCGCGCTGTATGCGGCGACGGACACACGCGCGGTGGGCGGCAAGTTCTACGGGCCGAGCGGATTCCAGCACCTCGCGGGAGCCCCGGCCGAGCAGCAGGTCTACCGGCCGGCACGCGACATGGCCGACGCCGCGCGCCTGTGGGAGGTTTCTGAGCGACTGGTCGGCGTGCGGTTCGCGACGCTGTAGGTGCGCTACTTCGGCGGCGGCGGCGGGGCGCCCGGCACCGCGACCGTGAAGCCGCCGATGATCTTCTCGATGTCGGGGGCTTCCTCGACGGCCTTGTCGGCGAATCCGGTGACCGTGAACTGCACCAGGTAGCGCTGTTTGGCCGGTGCCGCGCCGGTCGCGATCACGATCCGGTTGTAGCTGTGCATCCGCGTGCCGTTGAGGTCGTAGCTGCCTTCGATCATCGCCGACGGAAAACCCTTGAAGTCGTCCATCGACGCGTTGAGCCGCTTGAAGTTCTGCGACATCTCGGCGTCGACGTAGCCATGCTTGATCGCTTCCCGCGGATCAAAGTCGCCGGTCAGCTTCATCACCACCAGCATCGCGATCGGATAGGTCTCGCCCTTGGCGATCACCCGGGTGCCCGGCGCGAAGTTCGTGTTGAAGTACGGCGCCCATCCGGCCGGGGTGGGGAAGCTGACCGTCAGATCGGTCAGCTTGTCCGGCGGCACCGTCTGGCCGACCACGCCGTTCTGCTCGAGGTACAGCGCGATCGGCACCGGCTTGTCGCTGTCGGGCGCAGCGGCGCTGGACGTCGGCGCCGCCGACGTCGACCACACCGACTGGTAGTTGGGCGGCTCGGTGCCGCACCCCGCGGCGACCATCACCGCGGCGGCTCCGGCGATCAGCCCAAAGCCCAACTTTCTCACAGGATCTCGCGCACCGCGTCGATCGGTCGGGCCAGTCGGGTACCGTTCGCGGTCACGACGAACGGACGCTCGATCAGGATCGGGTGCTCGGCCATCGCGTCCAGCAGCTCGTCGTCCGACGCGTCGGCCAACCCGAGCTCGGTGTACAGCGATTCGCGCTTGCGCACCGCGGTGCGCACGTCGATGCCCGCGTCGGCGATCATCTTCTCGAGCTCCGCGCGGGTCGGCGGGGTCTTGAGGTACTGCACGATCTCGGGCTCGATCCCGTTCTCGCGCAGCAGGTCCAGCGTCTTACGCGATGTCGAGCACTTCGGGTTGTGGTAGATCCGTGCCACTTACGCCGACCCGTCGAAAAGGCTTGTCACAGAACCGTTGTCGAACACCGCGCGGATCGTGTTGGCCAGCAGCGGCGCGATCGACAGCACGGTCAGCTGCGGGAACCGCTTGTCCTCGCCGATCGGCAGCGTGTTGGTGACGATCACCTCGCACGCCCCGGAATCGGCTAGCCGCTCGCGTGCCGGATCCGACAGCACGCCGTGCGTCGCGGCGATGATCACGTCGCCGGCGCCGTCCTGCTTGAGCAGCTTGACCGCACCGGCGATGGTGCCGCCGGTGTCGATCATGTCGTCGGTCAGCACGCAGGTCTTGCCGCGAACATCGCCGACCACGCGGTTGGACACCACCTCGTTGGGCTTGAGCGGGTCGCGGGTCTTGTGGATGAAGGCCAGCGGCACGCCGCCCAGCGAGTCGGCCCACTTCTCGGCGACCCGCACACGGCCCGAGTCGGGGGACACTACGACCATGTCGTGCTCGGAGTAGTTCTCGGCGATGTAGCCGGTGAGCAACTTCTGCGCCCGCATGTGGTCGACCGGGCCGTCGAAGAAGCCCTGGATCTGATCGGTGTGCAGGTCGACGGTGACGATGCGGTCGGCGCCCGCGGTCTTGAGCAGGTCGGCGACCAATCGCGCGGAGATCGGTTCGCGACCGCGGTGCTTCTTGTCCTGGCGCGCGTACGGGTAGAACGGCAGGATCGCGGTGATCCGCTTGGCGCTGCCGCGCTTGAGCGCATCGATCATGATCAGCTGTTCCATCAGGTGCTGGTTCAGCGGAGCGGGATGGCTCTGCAGCACGAACGCGTCGCAGCCGCGGACGGATTCGTCGAACCGGACGAAGATCTCGCCGTTGGCGAAGTCCCGCGCGGTCTGCGCGGTGACCGGTACGTCGAGTTCCTTGGCTACCTGCTCAGCCAGTTCCGGGTGCGCCCGACCCGAGAAGAACATCAAATTTTTGCGGTTGTCGGTCCACTCGGTGCCCACGGTGTGCCCTCAAGGTCGGAATCGATACCGGACAATCGTACGTAGGTCCACGCACAACTTGTGCCCGGGTTGCCAGATCATGAACAACTACGTGCAGTCTCACGCATCGTCGTCCCCCGATGCCGCCTCCGCCGCGGCTGCGGACGCCGAGCCCGGCCGCTTGCGCACCACCCAGCCCTCGATGTTGCGCTGCGGGCCCGCCGAGACCGCCAACGCGCCAGGCGGCACGTCCTCGCGGACCACGGTGCCCGCGCCGGTGTAGGCGCCGTCGCCGACGGTGACCGGCGCGACGAACATGGTGTCCGAACCGGTCCGCACGTGCGAGCCGATCTTGGTGCGGCTCTTGGTCTCTCCGTCGTAGTTGACGAACACGCTGGAGGCGCCGATGTTGCTGTGCTCGCCGATGTCGGCGTCGCCGACGTAGGTCAGGTGCGGCACCTTGGTCCCTGTGCCCAGCGTCGCGTTCTTCGTCTCGACGAACGCGCCGAGCTTGCCGTCGGC
The window above is part of the Mycolicibacterium rutilum genome. Proteins encoded here:
- a CDS encoding ribose-phosphate diphosphokinase; protein product: MGTEWTDNRKNLMFFSGRAHPELAEQVAKELDVPVTAQTARDFANGEIFVRFDESVRGCDAFVLQSHPAPLNQHLMEQLIMIDALKRGSAKRITAILPFYPYARQDKKHRGREPISARLVADLLKTAGADRIVTVDLHTDQIQGFFDGPVDHMRAQKLLTGYIAENYSEHDMVVVSPDSGRVRVAEKWADSLGGVPLAFIHKTRDPLKPNEVVSNRVVGDVRGKTCVLTDDMIDTGGTIAGAVKLLKQDGAGDVIIAATHGVLSDPARERLADSGACEVIVTNTLPIGEDKRFPQLTVLSIAPLLANTIRAVFDNGSVTSLFDGSA
- a CDS encoding LpqN/LpqT family lipoprotein, with the translated sequence MVAAGCGTEPPNYQSVWSTSAAPTSSAAAPDSDKPVPIALYLEQNGVVGQTVPPDKLTDLTVSFPTPAGWAPYFNTNFAPGTRVIAKGETYPIAMLVVMKLTGDFDPREAIKHGYVDAEMSQNFKRLNASMDDFKGFPSAMIEGSYDLNGTRMHSYNRIVIATGAAPAKQRYLVQFTVTGFADKAVEEAPDIEKIIGGFTVAVPGAPPPPPK
- the arsC gene encoding arsenate reductase (glutaredoxin) (This arsenate reductase requires both glutathione and glutaredoxin to convert arsenate to arsenite, after which the efflux transporter formed by ArsA and ArsB can extrude the arsenite from the cell, providing resistance.) gives rise to the protein MARIYHNPKCSTSRKTLDLLRENGIEPEIVQYLKTPPTRAELEKMIADAGIDVRTAVRKRESLYTELGLADASDDELLDAMAEHPILIERPFVVTANGTRLARPIDAVREIL
- a CDS encoding SDR family oxidoreductase, with the translated sequence MMNSNTQIVVPDMTGQLAVITGASDGIGLALAARLAAAGADLVLPVRNLDKGQRVVERIRTETPAADVTLLPVDLSSLQSVADLAGELLAWGRPVNVLINNAGVMSPPTRQTTADGFELQWGTNHLAHFALTARLLPLLVAGNARVTTQSSIAARTNGINWDDLNFERSYSEAKAYSQSKIANLLFGLELDRRSAAAGWGITSNVSHPGVTPTNLLRAQPHMGRSRDTLQFRAVKALSRLGLLNRSAEEGMLPALYAATDTRAVGGKFYGPSGFQHLAGAPAEQQVYRPARDMADAARLWEVSERLVGVRFATL